From one Lotus japonicus ecotype B-129 chromosome 3, LjGifu_v1.2 genomic stretch:
- the LOC130744944 gene encoding uncharacterized protein LOC130744944 produces the protein MGDVCHKRTKNCGRKRVEIDLEKALEVPLAKRSSLRSLACALGLKSKTTLEKYLKEGKLRRHSSSLNPHLKDDNMKARLRFCFNMLDENSIPHNPMFKSMYNVVHIDEKWFYMTKKSMNYYLLAAEDDPHRTIKNKNYIQKVMFLAAMARPRFNDEGNVTFTGKIGVFPLLEKLPARRSRVNRAAGTLETKPITSITKEVSRMFLINKVLPAIKEKWPREHAHEPIFIQQDNAPCHVSPDDEEFHRASSEGGFNICLTCQPANSPDLNVLDLGFFSAIQSLQQKKATKTVDELIEVVEDAYENFDCKSSNKIFLTLQTCMVEIMKEKESNRYKIPHMKKDVLLAYGKLPTQLECDPDLVHEVHEYLLN, from the coding sequence ATGGGTGATGTATGCcataaaagaacaaaaaattgTGGTCGTAAAAGAGTTGAGATAGACTTGGAGAAAGCTCTTGAAGTTCCGTTAGCTAAGCGAAGCAGTCTTAGATCTTTAGCATGTGCATTGGGTCTTAAAAGCAAGACAACATTGGAAAAGTATTTAAAAGAAGGGAAATTGCGTCGACATTCAAGCTCATTAAACCCACATTTGAAGGATGATAATATGAAAGCTCGTCTTAGATTTTGCTTCAACATGCTTGACGAAAATAGCATTCCTCACAATCCAATGTTTAAATCCATGTACAATGTTGTTCACATAGATGAAAAGTGGTTTTACATGACAAAGAAGAGTATGAACTATTATCTTCTTGCTGCTGAGGATGATCCGCACCGAACCATCAAGAACAAAAATTACATTCAAAAAGTCATGTTTTTAGCAGCAATGGCTAGACCCAGATTCAATGATGAAGGTAACGTGACATTTACTGGAAAAATTGGAGTGTTTCCTCTTTTAGAAAAATTACCAGCAAGAAGGTCAAGGGTTAATCGAGCAGCAGGTACACTTGAAACAAAACCTATTACTTCTATCACAAAAGAAGTGAGTCGAATGTTCTTAATAAACAAGGTGTTGCCGGCAATCAAAGAAAAATGGCCACGAGAGCATGCACATGAGCCGATTTTTATTCAACAAGATAATGCACCATGTCATGTTTCACCAGATGACGAAGAATTTCATAGAGCATCTTCTGAAGGAGGATTCAAcatttgtttgacttgtcaaCCAGCTAATTCTCCTGATTTAAATGTtttggatttaggttttttCAGCGCCATACAATCATTGCAACAAAAGAAAGCGACTAAAACAGTTGATGAGCTAATTGAAGTTGTGGAAGATGCTTATGAGAATTTTGATTGCAAGAGTTCAAACAAAATATTTCTCACACTCCAAACATGTATGGTTGAGATCATGAAGGAAAAGGAATCCAACAGATACAAAATTCCTCATATGAAAAAAGATGTGTTGCTTGCCTATGGGAAGCTACCCACTCAACTGGAATGTGATCCAGATTTAGTCCATGAAGTTCATGAATACCTTTTGAATTGA
- the LOC130746974 gene encoding transcription factor MYB30-like: MARTPSCDKSGMRKGTWTAEEDRKLTAYVTRYGCWNWRQLPKFAGLARCGKSCRLRWLNYLRPNIKRGNYTQEEEEIIIRMHKKLGNRWSTIAAELPGRTDNEVKNHWHTSLKRRVHEQNATTNQETKVLNSKNVESTSGRDHVSKNGSASLQVTFPETSQFSDSTGSLPPFSSSSEFSCISSELTTTSSSIEKLVFEDDFDFLDAFTEHVNENFWSDSEKFDLANISYTPNETVMQIDTNFALQNQDTTQIFDACALSPNQSSSDSLVLDNDLGSFLDANTDPTIDDFWRQPYVTDTSFAAESEYFSTVYDAADDLWSQSNLYDEQHFCLFYF, encoded by the exons ATGGCAAGAACACCTTCATGTGACAAAAGTGGGATGAGGAAAGGAACTTGGACTGCAGAGGAAGATAGGAAGTTAACTGCTTATGTCACTAGATATGGCTGCTGGAATTGGCGCCAACTCCCCAAGTTTGCAG GTCTTGCAAGGTGTGGAAAGAGTTGCAGATTGAGGTGGTTGAATTATCTAAGGCCTAATATCAAAAGAGGGAACTATACtcaagaagaagaggagatcATCATCAGAATGCATAAAAAGCTAGGCAATAG ATGGTCTACAATTGCAGCTGAGTTACCAGGAAGAACAGATAATGAAGTGAAGAACCATTGGCATACCAGCCTCAAGAGAAGAGTTCATGAACAGAACGCTACTACCAATCAAGAAACCAAAGTCTTAAACTCAAAAAATGTAGAATCCACTTCAGGGAGGGACCATGTTTCCAAAAATGGAAGTGCTTCCCTACAAGTTACTTTTCCAGAAACTTCCCAATTCTCAGACAGCACGGGTTCACTACCCCCCTTCTCATCCTCCAGTGAATTCTCTTGCATAAGTTCAGAGCTGACTACTACTTCTTCCAGCATTGAAAAGTTAGTGTTTGAAGATGATTTTGATTTTCTGGATGCTTTCACAGAGCATGTCAATGAAAATTTCTGGTCAGACTCAGAGAAATTTGATCTAGCTAACATTTCATACACACCCAATGAAACAGTGATGCAAATTGATACTAATTTTGCTCTTCAGAATCAAGACACTACCCAGATTTTTGATGCTTGTGCATTATCTCCCAATCAATCATCAAGCGACAGTTTGGTTCTTGATAATGACTTGGGCAGTTTTCTAGATGCAAACACAGACCCAACAATTGATGATTTTTGGAGACAGCCATATGTTACAGACACGTCCTTTGCGGCTGAATCTGAATATTTTTCTACAGTATACGATGCTGCAGATGATCTTTGGAGTCAAAGTAATTTGTACGATGAACAACATTTTTGCTTATTCTATTTCTAg
- the LOC130746975 gene encoding transcription factor MYB13-like, whose translation MARTPSCDKSGMRKGTWTAEEDKKLIAYVTRYGCWNWRQLPKFAGLARCGKSCRLRWLNYLRPNIKRGNFTQEEEEIIIRMHKKLGNRWSTIAAELPGRTDSEVKNHWHTTLKRTVHEQNTVTNEETKVSNSKNERDPVPKSGIASLLVTPPPATSISGSIGALSPFSTSSEFSCTTSDLTTSSSSEMLVFEDDFDFLDDFTENVNENFWSDLEPYLANISNKPNETELQIETNCALQNQDNIQILDACELSPNQSSSENLILESDFGCFLDENTDRTLDNFWGQPYVTDMSFVRESEYIFMM comes from the exons ATGGCAAGAACACCTTCATGTGACAAAAGTGGGATGAGGAAAGGAACATGGACTGCAGAAGAAGATAAGAAGTTAATTGCTTATGTCACCAGGTATGGCTGCTGGAACTGGCGCCAACTCCCCAAGTTTGCAG GTCTTGCAAGGTGTGGGAAAAGTTGCAGATTGAGGTGGTTGAATTATCTAAGGCCTAACATCAAAAGAGGGAATTTcactcaagaagaagaagagatcatCATCAGAATGCACAAAAAGCTAGGCAATAG ATGGTCTACCATAGCAGCTGAGTTACCAGGAAGAACAGATAGTGAAGTCAAGAACCATTGGCACACCACCCTCAAGAGAACTGTTCATGAACAGAACACTGTCACAAATGAAGAAACCAAAGTCTCAAATTCAAAAAATGAGAGGGACCCTGTTCCCAAAAGTGGAATAGCATCCCTTCTGGTTACTCCTCCACCAGCAACTTCAATCTCAGGCAGCATTGGTGCACTATCCCCTTTCTCAACCTCTAGCGAGTTCTCATGCACAACTTCAGATCTGACTACTTCTTCCAGCAGTGAAATGTTGGTGTTTGAAGATGACTTTGATTTTCTGGATGATTTTACAGAGAATGTCAATGAAAATTTCTGGTCAGACTTAGAACCATATCTGGCTAACATTTCCAACAAACCAAATGAAACAGAGCTGCAAATTGAGACTAATTGTGCTCTTCAAAATCAAGACAATATCCAGATCCTTGATGCTTGTGAATTGTCTCCCAATCAGTCCTCAAGCGAAAATTTGATCCTTGAGAGTGACTTTGGCTGCTTTCTGGATGAAAACACAGACCGAACACTTGATAATTTCTGGGGACAACCATATGTTACTGACATGTCCTTTGTGCGTGAGTCTGAATATATTTTTATGATGTAG